The following proteins are co-located in the Polystyrenella longa genome:
- a CDS encoding Rho termination factor N-terminal domain-containing protein, with product MPSWSKKDERQYEHIKESKMDRGSSLERSKEVAARTVNKTRREEGRTPNSQTQGTGNPNTRLEDRTVEELRNLASELNIDGRSKMKKLELIDAIREKRSS from the coding sequence ATGCCCAGTTGGTCTAAAAAAGATGAACGACAATACGAGCACATTAAAGAATCAAAAATGGATCGGGGAAGTAGCCTCGAACGTTCAAAAGAAGTTGCCGCTAGGACGGTGAACAAAACTCGCCGTGAAGAAGGACGAACACCCAATTCTCAAACTCAGGGCACGGGAAATCCCAATACCCGATTAGAAGATCGAACAGTCGAAGAACTGCGAAATCTTGCGTCTGAATTAAACATTGATGGTCGCAGTAAGATGAAAAAGTTAGAACTCATCGACGCTATACGGGAAAAACGATCCTCATGA
- a CDS encoding YheT family hydrolase encodes MSPSPLALPVCNSSFESTSPSEHDAQEQVVTIEKNEQRISEGTLPLGLPDFIAQAPFYNGMMQTVLTWTKRIKESALNEFNRRPLNLPIDDGTGDCLTAELLQPHSDVGANRPLIVLLHGLGGTSQSVYIRSAAHYLCSQGNRVVRLNFRGAGDAAGCCDEIHHPGRYRDLAALFSSVSNNPQFQSELEAGVVLAGFSLGGSVLLNYLAREDLDDRIRGAITISAPLDLKSTSRCLDKPTRWPFQRYLLHKMRHEINRSNVDITPAEEKAIKNARSVWEFDKTFTAPRAGYSDVESYYADNSAGTRLSQINIPTLLLFAKDDPLIDGQGYLNRNWDDNPCLIPAMVPDGGHVGFHASPNSLPDNATRWHEACIHQFVNSLQSTDHQIPSDCSNYQEKQYAQLV; translated from the coding sequence ATGTCTCCCTCACCTCTGGCTCTTCCTGTCTGTAATAGTTCCTTTGAGTCCACTTCTCCCAGTGAACACGACGCACAGGAACAGGTCGTTACAATCGAAAAGAACGAGCAAAGAATTTCAGAGGGAACTCTCCCTTTAGGACTTCCTGATTTCATAGCACAAGCTCCCTTTTATAACGGGATGATGCAAACGGTACTGACATGGACCAAACGCATCAAAGAATCAGCGCTCAATGAATTCAATCGGCGTCCTCTCAACCTTCCCATTGATGACGGGACAGGAGACTGCCTCACTGCCGAGTTGCTTCAACCTCATTCCGATGTCGGTGCCAACAGACCGTTGATCGTGCTATTACATGGACTAGGTGGAACGTCTCAAAGCGTTTACATTCGCAGCGCGGCTCACTATCTCTGTTCACAGGGAAACAGGGTGGTGCGTCTTAACTTCCGGGGAGCAGGTGATGCGGCAGGCTGTTGCGATGAAATTCATCATCCCGGCCGTTACCGCGACCTGGCAGCCTTATTTTCTTCTGTTAGTAATAATCCTCAGTTTCAATCCGAACTCGAAGCGGGTGTTGTCCTGGCAGGATTTTCCCTGGGCGGTTCAGTCCTTTTGAACTATCTCGCCCGAGAAGACCTTGATGATCGTATTCGTGGCGCCATCACGATCTCTGCACCACTCGACTTAAAATCAACCTCGCGTTGTCTCGACAAACCCACTCGCTGGCCGTTTCAACGTTATCTGCTGCATAAGATGAGACATGAGATTAATCGTTCGAACGTTGATATCACTCCTGCTGAAGAAAAAGCGATTAAGAATGCCCGTTCAGTCTGGGAGTTTGATAAAACTTTCACTGCCCCCCGTGCTGGGTATTCAGATGTAGAGAGCTATTACGCCGACAACTCGGCAGGGACACGACTTTCGCAGATCAATATCCCGACCTTATTACTCTTCGCTAAGGACGATCCTCTTATCGATGGACAGGGGTATTTGAATCGTAATTGGGATGATAACCCGTGTTTGATTCCAGCAATGGTGCCCGATGGAGGTCATGTCGGTTTTCATGCATCTCCCAACTCTTTACCAGACAATGCTACACGCTGGCACGAGGCCTGTATTCATCAATTCGTGAATTCGCTCCAGAGCACAGATCATCAAATTCCTTCTGATTGTTCCAATTACCAGGAGAAACAATATGCCCAGTTGGTCTAA